In Halomonas qaidamensis, the genomic stretch GCCGAAGCGGCAGCCACCCCAGCGCCACCACCCGAAACGGTATTTTCAACGGATGACGAATGGCAAAGCGGCATCTATGACGATCTAGGCGAGCTGATCGAAGACCGCGAGCTGGTAGTTGGCGACACCGTTTACATCGGCGTAAAACGCCTCGCTCAGCCCCGCGAATTTATCAACGACCTGGATGACGTTGTTATTGACGCCATGGCGGATCGTGCAGAAAACGAATACGGCGACTACGCCGAAACCTACCCCGAGCTAGAAGAGCCACAACAACAAACGCTACAGATCCTAATAGAAGCCTGGGCAGACACCCATTGCCGCCCGGATTTTTACACCATCGCCCACGTTCGCGCCCACACCCTCACCCGCGACGACATAGCGGCGGCCATGCAGGAACCCAACTAATGCATCCCCTCATCACCGGCCTAATCTGCATCGCAGCGGTGGGCGCGTTCGCCGCTGGCATGCTGGCCAAAGCCGAAATGGACACGCTCGATCAAAACGGCGACCCCATCGACCAGGAAGAACAGCCATGATAGGCATACTCCTATGCGGCATCGCCATAGGCATCGCGGTGGCGGGCCTGTTATTCATCCATACCCGCCCTATATCGGCTAACGTCAAACTCGCCGCCAACATCATGCACACCTTCACACTGGTGATTAGCACCGCCACAGCAACAAGCGCACTCGCCCACCTGGGCGAGCCGCAAGCCTGCTGGCTGGTGGCAGAAATACTGGGGGTGGCAATTGACGCCTGCACACCATAGCGCTACCCTGCCCGTGTCGCTGCAAAATCAGCGACCGGGTTTGACAGCTCGAAACACAAGCAGGCGCGCAGCGCCCCGTTTTATCGTGTAGGCGTTTTTTTTATGCCCGCATGATCATTATGGCGGGCCGTGCGTGGGGCACCTTTGGTGCGCCGGTTCCCTGTGGTGTCCGGTCTGTCAACCCGCGCACGGTTCGCCTCCCTCGTTTGACAGCGAAAGGCGAACTCCGAACACACCGCACGGAGATTCACCCAATGAACATGCCTACCGTTTCCGTTTCAGGCGTCGCCCTCCCCTATATTGAGTTTCAAGGCCAGCCTGTTGTTACTTTCGCCATGATTGACGCAGCACATAGCCGACCTGAGCGAACAGCCCGGCGCAGCTTTAGCGCCAACAAACGCCATTTCATTGAAGACGAAGACTTCTATCGTGTTGATTTTAAAAGGTGGCACGAATTTCGTGCTACCTATTCAGACATATTTCCAGAGAGTACCACGCGCCTAACGCTATTCACCGAAACCGGCTACCTCATGCTTGTTAAATCGTTTACCGACGATCTTGCATGGCAGGTACAGCGCCAGCTAGTCAAAAGCTATTTCCGCGTCAAAGGCGCAATGCAGCCCACCGCCGCCGAGCCGATCCCCACGCCCATCGACCACCGCCAGCGCGAACAGCTCGCCAACGCCGCGAACGCCGTGTTTCAAAACTTTAACGGCATGCGCCAAAGCGCCACCGGGTGGTTTTACAACAGCGTGCGCACCGAGTATTGCCTAAAACGCATCGAAGATTTAAGCGCCGACGACCTCCCCGCCGTGCTGGATCGGCTACAATCGCTACGCCACAACGTGCGCCAGTACGAAGATTTCAGGCGCGATATGCAGCAATCGTTTTTAAAAGAGGTAGTGGGCGAAGGAATGCCCTACACCGCGTGGGTTAGCAAAATGGCAGGCGGCCAACACCACATCGGCAAACGCCCGGATTGGAAAGCCATTGCTAAACAAGTGTTGATTAATAACGGCCTTCTGGCCAAGCAGTAAAAGGAGCTAACACCATGGCCAGACTAACCAAAGCTGAAAAATCCTGGATAAAGAAGCTGCAAGCGGTGATTGATGAGTGCCCCAGCAAACGGCTAGCGGCGTACACCATAGGCGATGCTGATATAACGCTTTATGACGAATCACGCCAGGCGCAAATACTGGCCATTCAAGACGCCAACCCTGATATGGAATTTGGCGACGCCGTCGAGCATGACCACGCAAAACTAGCTAAGTTACGGTTTCACTTCCAGATCCACTCAGTAGCCGGATAAAGCCAGCACCCCACCAAGCCCGCCACCGCGCGGGCTTTTTTGTGCCTGAGCGCCAGCGTTATAAAACGCTAGCGTCATAGCGTTAAAAAATTAGTTGTCTTTTTTTTGCTTGAAACCCTTGCAAGGGTATCTAAGATACCCTATAGTTAAGTCATCGCTAAGGCGATGCGGGCAGACCGCCCAAGGGTACCGGCCCGACACCGGCGCAAAGGAATAAGACAATGACTAAGCAAATCACTGAACAGCAGCTGGCCGAAATCACCTGGATCATCGAAAGCACTGAAGCTGACGATCTCAACGCTGACGAGCATGAAGAGATTGTTGGCCTGGATGATAACGATGACCCTATCATCGAAACGCGCTACAACTACTGGCTTTGCGGATCAACCGTTTTGCGTGCCAAGGAATATCCAGAGATCACTTACGCCATCGACTGGATGGCCAACCCAGAAAAAGGTAGCCGCGCCGAGTCGCTGGAAGAAGCCTACGATTTTAAAGTCGAGTTCAACGAAGCCTGCGAAAACGTGCTCGACATGGGGGGCTACGTTGCAGTGGATGATGACGGCGACGAGATTGATGCAGACGACGCTGAGCGGATCGTGCGTGACGAAGTGGCTCAAAATGTTGAGTGGGAAGTAGCCGCTGAAAAGCGACTACCCAAGCGCCCTGGACCAGTAGCAGTTGACGAAGACACCGACGAGGACGACGACATGGAAACCATTACAGTAGAGCGCGATAACGATGCCGATCTGCGCTTTAAAGGCGAGCAGGTTGCCACTGCAAGCAGCCACCATTTTGAAGGCCCGCGCAACATCCGCTGGACTGAGCTAACGCTTTACCGCACCAAAGGCGGCAAGCTGGTATGCGAGGAAATTGGGCGCACACGCTGGCAAGGCGAGCGCACCCGCCACAGCGCCGTTGTGGCTGATACTGAAGCTGAACTTGTGAAAGCGCTTGGTTATGGGTGGCTCGCTAAAGACCTATATGAAGCGGCTGGCATTGACTACGCAGTAGAGATCGAATGATTGACGCCCGCACCCACCACGACCCGGCCAAAGCGCCGGGTTTGATCAAAGAAGCGTTAAGCATCACCAGCAGTCAAAAGGAATTAGCAGAACGGCTAGGCGTTACTAGCAAATACCTGCAGCACTTGAAATCTGGCTATCGGGAAAACATGAGCTACTTATTACAGGTCGCGCTAGAGCGCTTGATAGAAGAACATCGCGCCAACAAATAACCCACCAAGCCCGCCACCGTGCGGGCTTTTTTGTGCCTAAACCACTGAAAAATAAACAGCGTTAAAAAACGCTATAACGCTAGCGTTATTTATTGCACCCCTAGCGCCGCTTGCCTATACTAGCGTTATTGCGTGCTAGCGTTGTTGCGTTAAATAACGCTAGCACGCAATAACGCAGACACTAGGAGAGACCAATGGGATACAAGATAGCCTTTGTCAGCCAGAAGGGCGGCGTTAGTAAAAGCACCCTAAGCAGGGCACTGGGCACCACCTACGCCGCTGCTGGCTGGAATGTAAAAATAGCCGACCTCGACATTAACCAGTCAACAAGCTTTACATGGCTGCAGCGGCGCTTAAAAAATGGCGTAACGCCAGAAGTGGCGGTTGAAACCTTTGGCACCGTGGCCAGCGCGCTCAAGGTAGCCGACACCTACGACCTTATGATTTTTGACGGCGCGCCCCACGCCACAAAAGCCACCGCCGAAGTCGCCCGGCTGGCTGATCTAGTAGTACTACCCACCGCGCTAAGCGTTGACGACCTAGAACCCACCGTGCGACTGGCCAACAACCTGACAAGCAAAGAAGGGGTGCCGGTTGAACGCATCGCGATAGCGCTTAGCAAAGTGGGCAAGAGTAAAGCCCAGCTGCAAGACGCCCGCGCCTACCTCAGCCACACGCCCTACTTTGTGCTAGATGGCCAAGTGCCAGAGCGCGACGCCTTTGTATTAGCCCAAGACAAAGGGCTATCTATCGTCGAAACGCCGTTCAAAGGCCCGAAAGCCCAAGCCGATGAATTGATACAAAACATCATCAACCGCTTTGAAACACTCGTACAGTCAGCGTGAAATAACGCTAGCACGCAATAACGCAGGAGTAAGCAGCATGGCAAAACCCACACTCAAACCCAGCAGCAAAGGCGCACCGCCAGCCGCCACCACGCCCAGTCCGGTGGTGGGCAACAACACTGCTAAGCCGGAAAGCGGCGAAAAAGTGCCGCTCAATTTCCGCGTTGATCCTGAAATGCGCCGCGAATTTAAAGCGTTTGCCGTCGAGCATGACATGCAAATGGTGGACGTACTAAAGGAAGCCTGGGCGGCCTACAAGCGCGAAAAAGGGAAGGGTTAACCATGGCCAGCGAAGAAAAAGAGCAGCTAGAAAAGGAGTGGATCGAGAACGTTCAAACGTGGTTTTACAAGGATAATTTGTGGGGCGGGGTGGTGTTCGCTCGGGAAGGCGACGATGTAAAAGTGACCGTCACCAACTACATGAAGCTCACACGCACGGTCAGCGCCACGTTTTCAACGTACGAAGACGCGCTAGGCACTATCGGCTTTTATATCGATGAGTATTTGGAAGAGCAGCGCGCTTGGCTAGAAGCGCAAAAGTAAAACGCCTGCAGGGTGGCTAGACCCTGCAGGCGCAACGCAGACACAACATCAATGGGATTCGCTATCATGTCTAAAGCAGAATATACCACAATCGCCCGCACACCGTTAAACCAGCTGCACACCGTGCCAATGGAAGCGCTGAGCGCTTATTTAGCACAATGCAGCATCATCACCCGCCGTGCCGTTGAACGCATTACACGCATAAGCTGATCGACAGATAACAGAAGCCCGGCACCCGCCGGGCTTTTTTGTGCCTGATTTTTGGCGAGGCATATAACCAGGTTAATGACCTGGCTAAACGGTCGCGCGCCTCCGATAACGGTATATATTCTTACGGTGCTGCGCTGCAAACAAGAAATTCAAGATAATGACAATAATCTTGAATTTCATTCAATAGGCGGGAAAAAATCACAGCTATTCAATAAAAAGCTAACCATGGTTAGTCGCATCGGACTTTTCAGCGCCAACGCGTGAACGACGTTTGCGCACGCGATTTTGCAGACGTGGCCACCAGTCGTCGGGCAGCCAAATGCTAACCCACCTCAACAACAGCTGAGCGCGGCGGGTATCGGGAAAATCATCGGGGTAGTGAGTGAAATCGCTGGCCAGCGCCAGCAATTGCGCCTTGCCTTGCTGCTGTACAGCATCATGCGCAGGGTCGAACGCGGTGTCTAGCAGCACCGCTAGCCAGGTGGCCACTTCGTTATCGTTCATCTGCTTGGGGCGAGGCATTGGCGGCACCATTTAGCGTGACATTTTACCCACTATAGCAGCCACTAATCACCCCGGAAATTATTTTTTAGCACCCAGTTATCAGGCGTGCCCCGGTTTACCCGGCAGGCTGCCGCCGCTGATTGCTGCTGTGCTTTCACGCGGGCAATGACGCCAATGGCCAGCCGATCTAACCGCCGCTGGCCATGTTGCTGCACGTAGCCCACCTCGCCGCACGCATCGCAGGGGAAGCGATGAAATAGGCCGTGGGTAAAGCCATGGCCATTGCAGTCATCGCAGCGAATGGCTTGCAGCTGGAAGAGGGTGCGGGTCAAGTTCATGGTCACCAGTTTACCGGGGGGTAGGGGTTTATGTCGCGTAGCGACATGCAAGCCGCCCGCTGAACTATAAATTTAAATTATACCCGCGCGGCGAACGGGCGAAGCCCGACCCAGTAGAGCATTGCCCCTTACCGCTGCCTAACGGGGTGGGTTTGGTTTTGAGCGGGGTACAGGGGCGCAGCCCCTGGGACAACCAGCGCGCCGCGCTGGGCGTCAGCATAAAGCGGTTCTGCGCTTGCGCAGGCATTTAAAGCCCTTGCCCTTGAGAGAGCTTCCGCGCTTGCGCGGGCATTGTGGATAAACCCCACGCTAGTGGGGGTTAGCTGAACCTATTTAATTACATAAGAAAAGCATATTAACGGTGTACAGCTAATTTATTGCCATATCACCTAAGTTTTATTTCAAATCACTTAATTTTATATCTTTAGAGGGGGTTCGAATCATCGGCGGGTATCGTGCTTGCTTGGGGTGGTATTGGGGTTAGATCGGGGGGGATTTTACGCCAGCGCGGCGCTAAAAAAAGCGGGGAAACATTGCAGGGGTAACACTTAGCCACGGGCTAAGCGCCCGGCGTGGGGCGCTGTATGGCGTTTGGGGCGGACTAGCGGCGGGCTAGTGTCGTCGCTGTCGGTCTAGCCACTCGTCATAAGGCGGGTATTTGATGCGTACCAGCTTGTTAACCTCGGCATAGCTCGCGCCGGGGTTATTCGTCACTATCTCAGCAAAATACGCGGTGGCCTCGCGGTTATAGCGCCGCTGCAGCTCTTTTTCATCGTTCGCGTCGGGCAGATCCTTCTTACCCCGGCGCTGCTTATACATCGCCTTGGGGCCGTTGACTTCCATCGCTAAACGGCGGCGAGCTTCGGCGGCATCGTGCTGGGCGGGGAACTGCTCGCGGTGCTTTTTACGGGCTTTCTTAATGCGGTTGCTGCACCAATCCCGAAATTCTTTAAAACGCTGGTAGCCCACACGCCCCAGCGCCAGCAGGAAATCCGGGTTTAACAACTTCACAGCAGGCCGCGCCCGCTTGGTGCCGTCGGCTTTTACTTCATGCTGCAAATGCACCGTAAACGCGCCCGCCAGCTTCAGCCGACGGAAGGCGCGCCAAAAGCGTTGGCTAGGCTCAGGGGCTTCGGGGGTACTGCCTGGGGCAAGCAAACCCGCCACGCGGGCAATTTCCGCACAGCTGCGGTGTTTAAAACCGCCATCGGCTAGCGGGGTTCCCACGCGCAGGCTGGCGAACTCGGTAAACTGAATGATAGCAGAGAGAACAAGCGACTCAGCAGCGCGGGCCTCAGATCGGTTACAGCGGGGGTTGCCGTCCGCGTTCGCCTTGCCGTTCAAGTTGGCCAACATGGGCAATAAGCCGGGGCTGGTGTAGTAGGCTTTCGCACCGTCTATAAGGGATTGCAGTAGCTTGGGCAGCTGCCCTTTTTTCAGCGGCTGGCAATAGCGTTCAAACTCGCCCTTCGCGGGGTCATGCCCGCACCGGTTGCCAGTGCCCCAGTATTTGCCGGGGTGTTCATACTGCGCCCGCCCCCAGACTAGGGGCGCTTTCATTGCTGCATCCATTCGCAAATCTCGCTTGAGACTTGCCCGCGCTCTGTACAGCAGTTAAACTGGATATGTCGGTTTTGCTTCCCAGTTTTTCCGCTGTGCTGCAGAACATCCGAGAAGCCCCAGCGCCAAACTGGGGCTTTTCTTTTGGGCGTCTATCTGGTTAATTTATAAGTATTTCTTCATTGTTGATAAGTGCTGCCCAGCTCTGATCAACAATTCACTGTTTGCCAATCCTAGCATCCAAAAAGCGTTTTGACACGAACTGTGTTAAAAAAATTTCTTCAAAACGCTTTCAACCCGCCGTCAGTGCGCGCCCAGCTTACCCGATTGCTGCAGCTCATGCCCCAGCGCATCACGCACCAGCGTTAGAATCATGTGGGTGCCCGCGTGCTGATCCTCGCCGTTTGTCTGCAAATACTCCAGCATCACATCGATATTTTGCAGCGTGTCGCGCTGATTAATCCCCACTAATGCGTTGTTGTTAAATCCCTGCGTCATGCCCTGCTGATCAATCATTGTACTGCCTCCCCGGCGCGCCTATTTACGGCCTCTTAACTGTGTATTTATACAGCATCATACTACACCGCATAATGCTAATGGAGAAACGCTGCGCGGCTTTCCTTAAGCGATTTTTGCTATGCACTACCTATTTTAAGGATTCGCTCAATTCGCCAAAATTATGCTCACTACCCACTCGCTTTCTTATAAAACCACAAAAGTTAGCGGCTACAAATCAAACGCAACGCATTGATAATAATGCAGGTTTTTAAGAATGGTATTTAATTTTTGGATTTTTTTATTTGTGTCATACTGAGTAGCCCCAGCGCTGCGCGGGGCTTTCTGCAGACCCAAAAAAACCGCGTTAGCGGTTAGTCGTAAAGTGCCGTTATCGCCCGCGCCATTCGTAGATCCTGCAGGTGGCTGCCTCGGCAGTGGTCGGTCTGCCACCAAAATGCGCGGTTAATCCAGCGTCGGCGGCGTTCCCATTTCGCGCAGCCTTGCAGCACGCCTTGGCGGTAGGCGCGCCCGCTCACGGTTTCATCGGGGCTGCCGTCGAACGCGATTACGTTGACTAGCTGACTGCCCAGCGCGGCGAGGCGTAACAGCCGCCCACCGGCTTGGTTGAGTCGATCAGTTGTCATAGACCGTTGCCCAGTCTAGCGCCATTACATCGGCATCGCCCGCTGCAGCTAACTCGATGTACTCAGCTTCTTTTGCAATCAATACAGAGCGCCGTTGACCAATTTTAATCAGCGCCTCTAGCACGTCTGACGCGGGATGATTGGCGTGGGTGTGATTGTCGCTGCATTTCCAGACCGGAAACTCAGTAGCCCCGGAATGATTAACTGCGTTAAGCGCCTCTTGAATAGCATTGCGATTGCTTGGGCTGCCGTCGTAGCGCACGCCCTTAACGGTCACCCCCAGCGCCTCAGCTTTTTTGCGCTGCGCTTTTACGTGTGGCTCTACCTGGGCGCGCTGGTAGTCGAGCAATTTAACGGCATCGAAAAACGCAGTGTCGTCGCTCTCTGTTGTGCCGTACTGCACGTAAACGCCCGCATCGTGAGCGCTCACATCAGCGCCCTTGATAGCATCCAGCCGTTGTTGCTGTTCAGGCGTGAGCGTTAGCGGCTCTATCTGCAGGTCAGACAAATGACCGTGCTGAGCAATGAGCTGCTCATAGTAGCGGCGGTCGTCGCTGTACTGTGTCCGTTCGATGTCGTTGTCTAAAAAGCGGATGCGGTAGGTCATCGGGGTCATATCGTCGCGTAGCATAGCGGCCTCACGTGGAAACGTTGGTTGATAAAATCGATATAGCGGGTTCGCTGGCAGGCGTGTGCAATGAAGCGCTCGCACTCTGCGAGCTGTGCATAGCTGTACCAGCTGTTAAGCGACTGCAGCGCCTCAGCGGGCGTTAAGCGAAACGCGTGCAGCAATCGATCAAACGCGCCAAGGCGCTTAATGATCCGGGATTTAGCTTTAGAGGTTAGCGTGATGCGCGCCGGGGTGATGCGATACCCCAGCGCCTCTAGCCCTTGCTGCGGGCGCAGTGGGCGGATAAAACATTTGCGGTCGGGAAACGTCAGGCGTATTACGTCGCGCCCAAACGCGCGGATAGCGGCCAGCACATCGCCCGCATTAGCTTTGCCATCAACGATCATTATTAGATCGTCGGCATATCGCACATAGTAGCGCACGCCTAACCGCCGCTTTATATGTTGATCTATTTCGTTCATCAGCACATTAGCGAGCAATTGAGACGTTAAATTGCCAAGCGGTAAACCAATATCATTGGGCGAGCTATCAATAATCTTATCTAATAACGCGACAGTTTTAGTGCAGTTTATCTTTTTTCTTATAATCCCTTTAACAACATCGTGATTAATGCTGTAAAAGAACTTTTGAACATCGGCTTTTATAATCCAAGGTTCATCGTAACGCCTAGACGCGTTGCGCATATACCGCTGAACCTGTTTAACTGCTTTATGATTTCCTTTATTTCTTATGCAGGCGTAACTGTCGAAGATGAACTTGGGCTCGTAAAAGTCGCGAAGCGTTTCATTAATGGCATGCTGAACAATCTTGTCTCGATACCTGGGCGCATATATCACGCGCTCTTTCGGCTCAAACACAACAAACTCTTCGTAGTCTTCGGGCGTATAATTACCGGATGCTACTTCGCGTCTTAATATTTCCAAGTTTTCTGTTTCGTTGGCGGCAAAGCGTATCGCAGCGGCTTTAAATTTCGGGCTAGCCGTTTGGGTTTTTCGATACGCAGCGTAAAAATTAGCTTCTGAAACAATGCGCTGAAACATTGCTGTCCTTAAAAAAGCGAGGGCGCTAATACGATGAGTAGCGCCCTCTTACGGTTTTCTGCTGAATGAAGTTAATCACTGGCAGCAGACAAACACCCCCTTGTAGTGTGTAAACACAAACATCATCTCTTGTAAGCCTTGACCGACAAGATGAAATAAACAACAGGGCGGGCCGCCAACCGTTATTGCTATTCGCATTCGACGCCGTATTGCGATTGAAGTTCGCGAGGTCATCATTGCCACGGTTAGCGCGGTTGGAGGAGTTACGGCGTTTGCCTGGGTCTGCTAGCAGACTTCATAAAGCCTATCAGAATTTTCTTAAGTTCGGTAATTTTTAAATCGATCTGAGCAAAGAACCCAGCACTGATATAGCGCTCGCTTCTACTTAACCGAAAAAGCGTTACCAAATTATTCATATACGCCGCCGCCTCTTGAAGCGCCGTTTTGCGCTTACTGGGCACCATTTTAGCCAACCCTAACCGCTCTAACAGATTTACAAAGCAGCCCTTAATATGCGCACAAAGCGCGAACTTTTCGGACTTAGGGTAGTTTTTAAACGCGGGGTAGACCTGGAAAAATAGCGCTTCTGCTTTCGCATAAAGAATGAGGCTATCACGTTCCACTGTGCTTATCCTTACGCTACACGTGCGGGTCAAGCCCGCCCGCTTCGCGGATTAGTTGTTAGGGATTAGTTCCAAGGCGGGCCGCCAACCGTGAATGCTATACGCAACCGACGCCGTAATGCGATAGAAGGACGCGAGGTCAACATTGCCACGGAGAGCGCGGCCGGAGGAGACTGTATCGCTCATTTCCTGAACCCAGCACGCGCGACCGTTGCCGCTAATATTAAGCTCGGCGTTGCTGAAAGTCGCCCAATTATCGCCCACCTGGGGGCCGCCGTGGCGGTTTGGTGTCTGGCCATCGGTGCCGTCGCTGGTGGGCACGTCAGTGTGTACCCGATACATCAGCTCATTCCACTCTGATCCGCCGCCAACATCTATTTGCACCATATCATCAGTGTAAAACAGCTCTTCCGACTCTGGGAACGGATCAGCGCCAGCGCCGGTTAGCAGGCGTACGATAAAGCGGTTGCCGCCGTGCTCGACCACTGTGTACTGATTAACGGGCGTGCCGCGCGGATGTTTGCCGTTGTCATTCGTGCCGTACACGATGCCGCGCTGATACAAATGATCCCAGCTAACTGTATGCATAAACGACTGTTTGGCAACGAAAAGCACCTTGCCCTTACGCGCAAATTTCAGCCAGCCTGCGTTGCTGTTTTGCAGCACGCCCTCGGTTACGCCAAGCTCAAACGCAAGGCGGTCGCCGCTGTAAAACTCGGCGGCAGATACTTCGCCGAAATAACCCGCATTCATGTCGCCCGCAAGCAGCTCTTGCGGGCCAGGGCCGTAGGCGAGTACCGCGCTACCCGCGTTGCTGCCCACGTAGTACACAGACACAAACAACTGCAGGCCGCTGCCACTGGCAATAAAGCGGTCGCCCGCCTCCAAGTTGAACGATTTTTCTAGCGCCACTTCGTCGGCGACCGCTTTGCCGTTAAACACTGTGTGCGTGGTGTTCGTCGCCGCGTTGAAATACTTGAGCGTTAGATTGCCGCTGCCGGTGCACAAGATGCTGTGCGCAGTGGCTTCCGTGCCCTGGGGTACTGTAAAAATCGTTTGATCACTACCCGTAAGGGCTTTGGCGTGTGTGCGTAGGGCCATGGTGTTTCCTCAAAAAATTAACGATGTAAGCAGCGGATCGGGGCGGGCGTTGAGCTTTATCAATGCTTCTTGAGAAGCGAGTTTAAGCACCGGCTCTGCCGCGCCGTTGCTGTTGCGGTATAGCTGCAGATAGCCGTTTTCGGGCACTTTGAAGAACTGATCAGCGGCGGTAGCGCCCAACCCCTGCGCAACGCTGGGATAGATGCCTGCGGCGTCCTGCGCCGATGCAGTAGCCGCCGTTGCGGCCTGGGTGGCGGTTTGCGCGGCTTTTTCTGCCGTCCCCCTTGCGCTCACCGCTTGAGCGGCGGCGCTTGTTGCAGTCAGGCGGTCTGATCGAGCCTGGGCGGCGCTATCCTTTGCATTGCCCGCGACTGCAACTGCATTTTTCAGCGCAGGAACAAAGCGCTCGCGGTGGCCGTCGTTCTCAAGGCCAGTGTTCGGGTTGTCGTCGTCGGTGATCGTACTGCCATCACCGCCCAGCTCCGGGGGGAATGTCACGCTCGCCATATCGGCTCCTTACAGAAAGTGCATTAACAGTGGATCGGGGCGGCTATCGACGTAACGCCGCACGGCATACGCCTCGCTAGCCGCCGTACCCGCCGGGTCAAAATCCGCTACGTCAGCGCCAGCGGCAGTGCCCGCGTCGGTTATCTGGCTGAGCGTGTGCGCGTGCGAATCCGGCGGATACGTGGCGGGCTTGTCGGTAACCTCCGAAAAAGCAGGCCACCTTGTTGCCGTGCTGGGTTTGCTGTCGATCTCGTTCCAGCCGTGGCCGTGAGCGGTGGGCGGGTAGCTAGCTGGCTTATCTGTCACTTCGCTAAACGCTGGCCAGCGGGTTGCCGTGCTAGGTTTGCTGTCGATCTCGTTCCAGCCATGGCCGTGAGCGGTGGGCGGGTAGCTAGCTGGCTTATCTGTCACTTCACTAAACGCAGGCCATCGCGTCGCTGTGGCAGGTTTGCCGCTGATTTCAGTCCATGTGTGGCCGTGCGTGGCATCCGCCTTACCTTCTAGTAGCTGATCCATTTCAGCACGGGTATAGCGGTCGGTAATGTCGCGGATCTGCTCGCCAAACCGCATGTAAATGCGCTCGCTGGCGAGGTTGATAGCTAGATCCCCTTCGTCAATATCGCTAAGCGTCGGCACCGCTTCCGCGTCGTTTGAGATACGCAGGCCCACATACTGGCGTGGCGTCATAGGATCTCCCGCAGCGTGACCGCATTGGTATAGTTAGCGTGATAGGGATTCGTCAGCGGGTTAACGCTAGATAGCCTGCCGATAAAGGATTTCGCAAACGACTGCGGCCCTGGCGTGCGCTCTTCGGTGTAGAACACCTCTTTATGCAGCCCTTGGCGGCGCATCATCGCGTGGATCTGCGAAAACCCTTCTTCCTGGGATAAGTGCGACAGATCCAGCGATACGGTACGTCGTGCGCTTTTTGGGTCCGCGTATTCGGTTTCGTCTGCGTTGTCAGCCGTTTCGAACGTGGTGCCAATATCTAACCCGTATTGAATGCCCCAGCTAGCGTTAAACTGTGAGCGCCAGGCATTGGCAACAAACGCCCGCCCGATGCGTACAACGCCGTCGGGGTTGGTCGGGTTATCAATCTCAATACGCACGCGGCGGCACACCTGGGGCGCATCGGCAAACATCCACGCCAGC encodes the following:
- a CDS encoding helix-turn-helix domain-containing protein; the encoded protein is MIDARTHHDPAKAPGLIKEALSITSSQKELAERLGVTSKYLQHLKSGYRENMSYLLQVALERLIEEHRANK
- a CDS encoding DUF4376 domain-containing protein, which encodes MLRDDMTPMTYRIRFLDNDIERTQYSDDRRYYEQLIAQHGHLSDLQIEPLTLTPEQQQRLDAIKGADVSAHDAGVYVQYGTTESDDTAFFDAVKLLDYQRAQVEPHVKAQRKKAEALGVTVKGVRYDGSPSNRNAIQEALNAVNHSGATEFPVWKCSDNHTHANHPASDVLEALIKIGQRRSVLIAKEAEYIELAAAGDADVMALDWATVYDN
- a CDS encoding four helix bundle protein is translated as MERDSLILYAKAEALFFQVYPAFKNYPKSEKFALCAHIKGCFVNLLERLGLAKMVPSKRKTALQEAAAYMNNLVTLFRLSRSERYISAGFFAQIDLKITELKKILIGFMKSASRPRQTP
- a CDS encoding ParA family protein; protein product: MGYKIAFVSQKGGVSKSTLSRALGTTYAAAGWNVKIADLDINQSTSFTWLQRRLKNGVTPEVAVETFGTVASALKVADTYDLMIFDGAPHATKATAEVARLADLVVLPTALSVDDLEPTVRLANNLTSKEGVPVERIAIALSKVGKSKAQLQDARAYLSHTPYFVLDGQVPERDAFVLAQDKGLSIVETPFKGPKAQADELIQNIINRFETLVQSA
- a CDS encoding reverse transcriptase/maturase family protein gives rise to the protein MFQRIVSEANFYAAYRKTQTASPKFKAAAIRFAANETENLEILRREVASGNYTPEDYEEFVVFEPKERVIYAPRYRDKIVQHAINETLRDFYEPKFIFDSYACIRNKGNHKAVKQVQRYMRNASRRYDEPWIIKADVQKFFYSINHDVVKGIIRKKINCTKTVALLDKIIDSSPNDIGLPLGNLTSQLLANVLMNEIDQHIKRRLGVRYYVRYADDLIMIVDGKANAGDVLAAIRAFGRDVIRLTFPDRKCFIRPLRPQQGLEALGYRITPARITLTSKAKSRIIKRLGAFDRLLHAFRLTPAEALQSLNSWYSYAQLAECERFIAHACQRTRYIDFINQRFHVRPLCYATI
- a CDS encoding cupredoxin domain-containing protein, which codes for MASEEKEQLEKEWIENVQTWFYKDNLWGGVVFAREGDDVKVTVTNYMKLTRTVSATFSTYEDALGTIGFYIDEYLEEQRAWLEAQK
- a CDS encoding ORF6N domain-containing protein; translated protein: MNMPTVSVSGVALPYIEFQGQPVVTFAMIDAAHSRPERTARRSFSANKRHFIEDEDFYRVDFKRWHEFRATYSDIFPESTTRLTLFTETGYLMLVKSFTDDLAWQVQRQLVKSYFRVKGAMQPTAAEPIPTPIDHRQREQLANAANAVFQNFNGMRQSATGWFYNSVRTEYCLKRIEDLSADDLPAVLDRLQSLRHNVRQYEDFRRDMQQSFLKEVVGEGMPYTAWVSKMAGGQHHIGKRPDWKAIAKQVLINNGLLAKQ